The following nucleotide sequence is from Salvia splendens isolate huo1 chromosome 2, SspV2, whole genome shotgun sequence.
TGAAATAATTGGCTTAACGCATTACGCAAGACTACTTTTTGCAGCCTCTTATCGCCCCTCCCCTCTTATCACCCCATGCCTCGACTCAGCGAATTCTCTTCTAGATTTCTGGACTTTGCATATCTAATTTCCAATACATAATTTAGGTGTTGGAATGTTGCCAAAGAAACATTTGTCTGGagctcaaaaaagaaaaaaaagaaaacaagatgAATTGTTTGTTGAATCACATAGAGGTGCTTTAGACAAGTTCTTTTCAATTTCTAGCAATGTTAATGTTAATGAAGATCAAGGGCAGGAATCATAAAGCCGGCGCTGGTGGTGGCTAGCTGTAGTCATAAGACATTGATAATTAAATGTaatcataaattttataatCCAGTATGGGGCCTTGACATCCAGCTTGGCCAAGGGCCCTTCAAAACACAAAgccagcgctgggcggtcgcgaggcgctgggcggtccgttcggcgctattgcagcgcccggatcgcccagcgcaccgcctagcgcgaaaaaataaattttttttttcgaaacactatatatacgggctttgttcgtcattttcattcgcaccacttgttttaacgagtattctctctatcttaattgtcactcctttttattattgtattttttttaattaatgtactttttaaattattgtacttttttaaattttaatagtattattaaacttttcccgtatatgtctcgtaaattaaatttcgcatattgtgtgattgttaattatttcattttgtatatatttgttaatagtgatgtggatattagtggctaggctatggctgggctattgctgggctatttgcttgttttgatgatgtggcaggaggatttttagtgctgctgatgtggcagtggctgggctatggctgggctattgctgggctattcttattgtggatggccttaatacCTAAAAATGGTGagcaataaaaataaataaacaaacatgAATAGTTTTTCCTTTTACAAAACAAATTTCCAAATAAAAAGGAATTTCCAAATCAACtgtgaatttatttaatttattattactataatcTCCAAAATGGCTTTTTGAAAACCCAAATTTACACTTTACATTtctcttctctcctctctcccctcttctctctctgtatatacatatatgtgtATCTAAGCCTCTATCGACTCTTCCACCGCCGTCACCGCCATCACTCGCGACTTGCCGCCTAGGGTTTTACAGAGCTGGATTCTCTCCCCTATCTCTCAGCGCCGCTCCTTCACCGCCTTCGTCGACTAATCGGAACCCGCTTCTTAACCTAAATCCCGCCCTCCACATCTTCTTCACTACTCCCCTTCACTGAAGATTGCCTTAAACCGTCTCGTTTCCCCACCAATCGGTTCAATTAGGGTTCGTGTTATGAGTTTCCCTCCGAAATCAGTTCGACTAGGGCAGGGCTGACGAGTAATTTGGAAATTTAGGGCACTTTATTTTATGGCATTGGGGGATTTGATGGCGGCATCGCGGTTTTCACAGTCTACCACGGCGGTTTCGAATCACTTGGAGGAGTTCACGGAGAATGGGAATCATGTCGAGGAGGATGGCGAAAGGAATGGATATAGTAGCAGTAGCATTGTGAATACTAATGATGCCAATGTCCGTGATTTAACGGAGACCGCGAGCAGCAGCTATGTGGAAATGACCACCACGACGAGCATGGCTTACTTGCCGCAGACGGTAGTGTTGTGCGAGCTTCGGCACGAGGGATTTGAGGACTGCGTGCCTGCAGGGCCGTCGGATAGTGGTTTAGTCTCTAAATGGCGGCCCCGGGATCGAGTAAGTTGTCGAATTATTCCTGCTGTGtatgtattatgtggttattcAGAAATTTAATTGTGAATGGTTACTTGCTGTCCACATTGCTAATTTTGAGCTATCAGTTCCCGAGCTCGGGGCATTAAATATGCTGTTATTGTAGTAATATTGGCGTTATGCGGGTATGATGTCATAATTATAACTTGTTAAATTTATGAACAATGTCGTGGAACGAGATGATTGTCGCTTAGACTGTTGCTTGTCAGTGTGCTTCAAGCCGTTTTCTCTGTgatgttttttttgttcttgTAGCGAGCATGATTGATCATCGGCCATATTATTAGCAAATCCTTCTGTTTAATaaattctttttgttttttgtttaagaattttttgacacaaaaacaaaacacggTGCTCCAAATGAATATGCCAGTATTTTGTaaagagtttttttttgttctttatCTTCCTGTCATTCATTTTGTAACATAATCATATTTAACTAGTATTACCTTTTGAAGCTTGTTGCACCCAATACATAACGAAAGACTTGTTAACTTAGGTATAATGGCCTCATTTTGTTGCTATCTTGATTCGTGATGCATATGAGATGATGGAAAGAGTGTATAATCTTGTCGTTCAAAGTTTGGTAATGGAATCATGATTGCAATGGAAAATATCctctcttccttctctctttTCCTAAATTCTATGGTCCTCCATGCCTTTCTCTTTTTTATCTATCCATCTGCCATTCGCAACCCTGATAGTTTAACATTCCCCATAATTTATTCTTTAAAGTTATTTGCTGAACTGAAATGTATCTCTTTCTAAGGGCTTGGACATGAgagtttattattttgattaggTCAAATGATTGTTCTTGTTTTCTGCCGGAAATGTTTCATAACCTGTTTGTTAATTTAAAAGCCTGTCTAAACTGTAAATAGAGCTTCAAGCCTTCTTCAGACAGTCAGTGGGTCTATGTCTCATGGTTTCTTGAAATTATATAACTTGTGTGTTTTCGTATTTGGATTCATCTGTTATATTTCATGTCACAGTATTAGTGTTGTAAAATTATTAACTGAACACACTTCATCTTACTGCGTTAACTTCACATTCGTTGCAGATGAAGACAGGATGTGTTGCCTTAGTTTTGTGTTTAAATATCAGCGTTGATCCACCTGATGTTATAAAGATATCCCCTTGTGCACGGATGGAATGTTGGATTGGTATAAACTTGTTCTGCTTTTTTCTTCTGAGTTTTGGTTAGCTTTATGCAAGACactatgatttatttgtttgctttttcttAATGGTATGCTATCTACTTCTTACTTATTCAAGTGTGATTTGTTCAtctttaaacaaaaatgtcttATACAAATACCACTCCTTGTCTGTCATTCTGATTTGTTGAGCACATGGTCACTGTTTTTGCATTTTTATGACATTTTTTTACCTCATCATTTAACTGCTTGCACACAATATTTATAGCATGTTACTTTGTGTATATAATCTTGTTCGTATCAGGACCTGTTGGCATATTCATTTAAAGTGGTGTTTATTACTGATGATAGTAATTTATTCTCTGCCTTGAAAATGTATTGTGTTAGTATGGTTTTGCTACCCACTGGAGTGAGTTGAGAATTTCAAATGGTTCAAGAGTAGTTGAGTGTCTCATGCACAGTTTTTCTTTCTCGTGTGGGGGTGGGGGCTTGCTACGAGAGAGTATTGATGAACCAGTTAATGCTGGGACTTTTTACTCCATAAAGTTCAGGCAATAACATATTAGTAAATGCTGGGACTTTTTACTCCATAAAGTTCAGGCAATAACATGCTGGGAATTTATATGTGGGTTAGTCTCAGTGCCTGGGTGATTTTGCATATTATTGAATAGCTGGCGGTGGACTGTCTATAAGGTTTAGCAAATGTTATTTTTCCCATAAGCTTTTGTATATAAGTGAGAACCAGATTAGTAATTTGATGAATGATGATAACGTATATGTTTGTTCATGTGTCTCTCACCCTTTGCAGATCCATTTTCAATGGCACCACAAAAAGCTCTTGAATCAATTGGAAGAGCCTTGAATCAACAATATGAAAGGTGGCAACCCAAGGTATGAAGCCATACCATTTCATATCATCATTATTCTTTCACGAACTTACTAATGGATAACTGCATTTACAACGGAGTTATTCTTTTTATCCATGCTAAACTGAACATATCATCGCACATATGGACAGGCTCGTTACAAGTATTCCTTGGACCCCACTGTTGATGAAGTAAAGAAATTGTGCACAACATGCCGCAAATATGCAAAGTCTGAAAGAGTTCTTTTCCACTACAATGGGCATGGAGTGCCTAAGCCAACTCCGAATGGTGAAATTTGGCTGTTTAATAAGGTCTTATTTTGAGTAAATTTTCTACATATCCCATCCTCGACACCCCCTTTCCTATTCCACTTTTCTCCAGTTCTCATTTctcatataattttttttatagagtTATACACAGTACATCCCCTTGCCAATAAGTGATTTGGATTCCTGGCTGAAGACACCTTCTATATATGTGTTTGACTGCTCTGCTGCTGGGCTCATTGTCAGTGCCTTCATTCAGGTAGTTTCCTCCTGATATTAGTATCATTTATTTCGATCTACatagtaattatttaaaatgcAACTCAATTTGCAACAGCTCCAAGAGTATTCTAGTTCTTCTTCCGGGGCTTCCACGAGGGATTGCATTTTACTTGCTGCctgtgaagctcatgagacactTCCACAAAGTGCTGAATTTCCTGCTGATGTATTTACTTCTTGCCTCACGACGCCTATTAAAATGGCTTTAAGATGGTGATCAACTGTCTCGACTCTTAATTGATTTTTGAAATTCTATTGATCGTATTGTAGAATCTACCTGTGATTTGTAGATGGTGAACAGATGATCTAGGTTTCATGAATTCTTGTCATTCTGTTTCTGTAATGCCCCAAGGGTGTCTGGCATGTATGATAATGCACAATCTGATAATCTCACCTAAATTTTGAAGAAAAGATCATTCTTGGTCCTTGAAAACTGATTCTTTGCAACATTATGAATTTTATAGCCATATATATATTCCTATTTTTCCTATATACACCCAGATTTCTCCTGTTTTCAGTGCATTTGTGATTGCTTCAATCAGAAAACATGATTTCTTAAGAAGGCCTCTTTTGcttatattataattttctggttatttcttatttttttctagTTATATTTTAAAGAATTTGGATATTTTTATGCAACAATTCTTCAGGTTTTGCACTCGGTCGCTGCTGCACGAGTCCTTTGATTATTCTTTGATAGATAGAATTCCTGGCCGCCAAACAGACCGGAAGACCCTTCTTGGGGAATTGAACTGGATATTCACAGCTGTAACTGACACTATCGCCTGGAATGTACTTCCACATGgtaataaaatagagagaatttCATGTGATCATTGTATACTCTAATTTGGAAAGCATGGTAATGGTAATTTTGAAATTGTGAACTTGAATTTCAGACTTGTTCCAGCGGTTGTTCAGGCAAGATCTCTTGGTTGCCAGCTTGTTTAGAAACTTTTTGCTAGCTGAAAGGATAATGCGATCTGCAAATTGTTCACCGATTTCATACCCAATGTTGCCACCTACACATCAGCATCATATGTGGTAACTTTAGTTTATTTTCTTCCCCACATAAACTTTACTTTTTCATGTAATGCTATTGATCTgtatgcttattttattttattcttgttCTCCTCAGGGATGCATGGGACATGGCTGCTGAAATCTGTCTTTCTCAGCTTCCAAGTTTAGTCGAGGACCCAAATGTAGAGTTCCAGGTATCTACGGAAATCTTTTTCCCACATTTGCCTCAGCAACATATTCTTTGTATAGGATGGATACTAGAAAATCAGCATACAAGCACATCTGACCGTTTTATGTTTTTAGTTAATTGAAATACAACCTGATTTGCtaatttttgttttcattaCCAGCCGAGCCCATTTTTCACTGAGCAGCTAACAGCTTTTGAAGTATGGCTTGATCATGGATCAGAACATAAAAAGCCTCCGGAGCAGTTACCCATTGTTCTTCAGGTCTGAATCACTTATAGTATACTTTTTTCTGTGAACTTTGTCTCCATTATTTTAgctagttttattttttatggtgATTACAAAACATTTAAAATTTCTCGACATCCATTTTCTTTTGAAGGAGAACCCATGCTCCTTAGTTAGTTTTATGTCGTCTCCTAGATATTTCCTGCTACTTACCGTACCCGCACCCCTCTTCCTTCTATTTGTCACTCAGGTCTTACTCAGTCAATGCCATAGGTTTCGGGCTCTGGTGCTCCTTGGTAGATTTCTGGATATGGGACCTTGGGCTGTCGAACTGGTACCTTTTATGGATCTGTTGTTTATCATCTTGTTAATGAGTTGATATTGGACTGTGTATTGACATATTTTTGTACTGTTGTACTTGTTCCCATTGCAGGCCTTATCTGTTGGAATATTTCCTTATGTTCTGAAGCTCTTACAAACTACCACTCCAGAGCTGCGACAAATTCTTGTGTTCATCTGGACAAAGATCCTAGCGCTGGATAAGGTGAATATTGAATATTTTCTCTATAATTGATTAGTTTCCTATTTTGAATTATTCATCATGATCTCTCATCAGTTTCCAGAAAGTGTCATTTTGTGGGAGACATCACCTTTTTGTATAGCTTTGGTTAGATCAAGAGGCGCTGTGAAATGACTACATAGCCAAACCTTGACATGCGTGTTCTTGCAGTCTTGTCAGGTTGATCTTGTGAAGGATGGAGGGCACGCTTACTTCATTAGGTTTCTTGATAGTGTTGAAGCCTATCCTGAGCAACGTGCGATGGCTGCATTTGTTTTGGCCGTCATTGTAGATGGTCATAGACGGGGTCAGGAGACCTGCATTGAAGCTGGTCTTATACATGTTTGCCTCAAGTACCTCCAGTGCTCATCTCCTAACGAGGCACAAACTGAACCATTGTTCCTTCAGTGGATATGCTTGTGCCTTGGGAAACTATGGGAGGATTTTTCAGAGGCTCAACTGTTAGGCCTGCAGGCTGATGCGTCTGCTACTCTTGCTCCTCTACTTTCTGAGCCCCAACCAGAGGTCTTACTCTTTTTATGAGTTTTATCTGTTGTTAGTTTCTGGTTGAAATCTAATAGTAACCAATAAACAGACAGCATGTGCGGattttgtgattgttttccttAATCTCTGTACTTACAGTTGAGGTACATAACGTAATTTTAATGAGCTTTTGTAAAGGTCCGTGCGGCAGCTGTTTTTGCTCTAGGCACTGCCCTAGATATAGGATTTGACACATCAAGAGATGGTCATGGAGATGAAGattgtgatgatgatgatgatgataaagTTAGAGCTGAAACCAGTATTATAAAAAACCTTTTGAATGTTGTTTCTGATGGAAGCCCATTGGTACGAGCTGAAGTTGCTGTGGGTATGTACTACATCTATTGTTCTTGCCCTCTATGCTTACTGTTGTTTCATGCTAGTATTCTACCCATTTCCTCTATTAAGTTATTATCTCCATACCTGTTTGCAGCTCTTTCACGGTTTGCCTTTGGCCACAACAAACACCTGAAGTCAGTTGCTGCTGCATATTGGAAACCCCAATCTGGTTCTGTGCTCACTTCCTTGCCATCTTTTGCACTCAAGGGTTCTAGTAGTGGCTATACCACTCCTACTCACTACATGCCTCATGGAAGTATAGTGCCTTCTCCAATCGCGCCATTATTACGAGTTGGAAATGACAGCCAGCCTGCTATTCGCGATGGGAGAGTATCCACAAGTAGCCCTCTTGCTACCTCTGGGATAATGCATGGGTCTCCTCTTTCTGATGATTCATCCCTGCATTCTGATTCTGGAGCACCAAATGACTCTGGCAGCAATGGGGTTCTTCACCATTCAAGGCGAAAACCACTTGATAATGCACTGTATTCACAATGTGTATTAGCTATGTGCAATCTGGCCAAGGATCCATCTCCACGTGTTGCATCCCTTGGAAGGCGTGTATTATCTGTTATTGGTATCGAACAAGTTGTTGCTAAATCTGTCAAGCCTGCTGGTGCAAGTGCTCGTCTAGGTGAATCAGCAGCAAGCTCCAGCCTGGCTGGACTAGCTCGTTCGTCATCTTGGTTTGAATTGAATGGAGGTAAGTCTGTATTTATTGGTTAATTCTTTCTAGAGCAGCAGCCTGTACCTTGTTTTGTTAAAAAAGAAGATGAACACTGCTACATGTTTGTTTTCtgaaatttcatgttttttctCTGTGTATTTGGTTACTTTATATTCATTGTTGTAATTATTTTTCCTGTAGGAGCTCATTTGCCGCTGACTTTTAGAACTCCTCCTGTTAGTCCTCCTAGACCCAGCTACTTGACTAAAATGCGGAGAGTTTGCTCCTTGGAATTTAGACCACATCTGATGAATTCTCCAGATTCAGGGCTGGCAGATCCACTTTTAGCATCAGCGGGACCATCTGGTGCTTCAGAACGCAGTTTACTTCCTCAATCAATGATCTATAATTGGAGCTGCGGTCACTTTTCAAAGCCGCTTCTTACTGTAACGGATGATAGTGAAGACCTGATTACTAGAAGAGAAGAAAGTGAGAAATTGGCTCTCGATCATATAGTAAAATGCCAACGCTCATGTAAGCACTTAACAATAGTCTAGCCTTCTGATTCTGTATGTAATTGCTCTCTAAATGCTATATTTCTTGGCAGCTGTGAGTAAACTGCATAATCAAATTGCCAGTTGGGATACCAAGTTCGAGACAGGCACCAAAACTGCTTTGATGCAACCATTCTCACCTGTTGTGATTGCTTCAGATGAAAATGAAAGGATTAGGTGGGAAAATGTTGTTAAAATTAATTATCTCTATGGTGTGCAATGTGATTTATTATCGGTCTTATAATTAGCTAATTCCTTTATATGATATCCATTAGGGTATGGAATTATGAGGAAGCAACCCTGCTCAACAGTTTCAGTAACCATGATTACCCGGACAAAGGAGTGTCCAAGTTGTGTCTTGTAAATGAATTTGATGAGAACATGCTTCTAGTTGCATCAAGTAATTCTCTTACCTCAAGTAAAGGCCTCGATTCACAGATTTGCTGTTTTAGTAAATGCTGAACTCTACTCTGCTTATGTTAAAATAGATGATGGGAATATACGGATTTGGAAAGATTACTCATCAAAAGGACAACAAAAGTTAGTTACTGCTTTCGCTTCGATTCAGGGTCACAAACCTGGTGCCCATGGGGTGAACGCTGTTGTGGATTGGC
It contains:
- the LOC121792081 gene encoding regulatory-associated protein of TOR 1-like, with the protein product MALGDLMAASRFSQSTTAVSNHLEEFTENGNHVEEDGERNGYSSSSIVNTNDANVRDLTETASSSYVEMTTTTSMAYLPQTVVLCELRHEGFEDCVPAGPSDSGLVSKWRPRDRMKTGCVALVLCLNISVDPPDVIKISPCARMECWIDPFSMAPQKALESIGRALNQQYERWQPKARYKYSLDPTVDEVKKLCTTCRKYAKSERVLFHYNGHGVPKPTPNGEIWLFNKSYTQYIPLPISDLDSWLKTPSIYVFDCSAAGLIVSAFIQLQEYSSSSSGASTRDCILLAACEAHETLPQSAEFPADVFTSCLTTPIKMALRWFCTRSLLHESFDYSLIDRIPGRQTDRKTLLGELNWIFTAVTDTIAWNVLPHDLFQRLFRQDLLVASLFRNFLLAERIMRSANCSPISYPMLPPTHQHHMWDAWDMAAEICLSQLPSLVEDPNVEFQPSPFFTEQLTAFEVWLDHGSEHKKPPEQLPIVLQVLLSQCHRFRALVLLGRFLDMGPWAVELALSVGIFPYVLKLLQTTTPELRQILVFIWTKILALDKSCQVDLVKDGGHAYFIRFLDSVEAYPEQRAMAAFVLAVIVDGHRRGQETCIEAGLIHVCLKYLQCSSPNEAQTEPLFLQWICLCLGKLWEDFSEAQLLGLQADASATLAPLLSEPQPEVRAAAVFALGTALDIGFDTSRDGHGDEDCDDDDDDKVRAETSIIKNLLNVVSDGSPLVRAEVAVALSRFAFGHNKHLKSVAAAYWKPQSGSVLTSLPSFALKGSSSGYTTPTHYMPHGSIVPSPIAPLLRVGNDSQPAIRDGRVSTSSPLATSGIMHGSPLSDDSSLHSDSGAPNDSGSNGVLHHSRRKPLDNALYSQCVLAMCNLAKDPSPRVASLGRRVLSVIGIEQVVAKSVKPAGASARLGESAASSSLAGLARSSSWFELNGGAHLPLTFRTPPVSPPRPSYLTKMRRVCSLEFRPHLMNSPDSGLADPLLASAGPSGASERSLLPQSMIYNWSCGHFSKPLLTVTDDSEDLITRREESEKLALDHIVKCQRSSVSKLHNQIASWDTKFETGTKTALMQPFSPVVIASDENERIRVWNYEEATLLNSFSNHDYPDKGVSKLCLVNEFDENMLLVASNDGNIRIWKDYSSKGQQKLVTAFASIQGHKPGAHGVNAVVDWQQQSGYLFSSGDISSIMAWDLDKEQLVNTISLPQDSSISALAVSQVHGGQFAAGFVDGYVRLYDIRTPEMLVTETRPHTQRVERVVGIGFQPGLEPAKIVSASQAGNIQFLDMRSAKNTYLTIDAHRGSLTALAVHRHAPLIASGSAKQLIKVFNLEGDPLGTIRYYPTFMAQKIGSVSCLTFHPYQVLLAAGAADACVSIYAEEISPPR